In Cervus elaphus chromosome 3, mCerEla1.1, whole genome shotgun sequence, the following proteins share a genomic window:
- the LOC122681452 gene encoding keratin, type II cuticular Hb1 — MTCGSGFRGRAFSCVSACGPRPGRCCITAAPYRGISCYRGLTGGFGSRSVCGGFRTGAFGRSFGYRSGGVGGLNAPCITTVSVNESLLTPLNLEIDPNAQCVKQEEKEQIKCLNNRFAAFIDKVRFLEQQNKLLETKLQFYQNRQCCESNLEPLFNGYIETLRREAECAEADSGRLSSELNSLQEVLEGYKKRYEEEVALRATAENEFVALKKDVDCAYLRKSDLEANVEALIQETDFLRRLYEEEIRVLQAHISDTSVIVKMDNSRDLNMDNIVAEIKAQYDDIASRSRAEAESWYRSKCEEIKATVIRHGETLRRTKEEINELNRVIQRLTAEVENAKCQNSKLEAAVTQAEQQGEAALTDAKCKLAGLEEALQKAKQDMACLLKEYQEVMNSKLGLDIEIATYRRLLEGEEQRLCEGVGSVNVCVSSSRGGVVCGDLCVSGSRPVTGSVCSAPCSGNLAVSTGLCAPCGPRNSVTSCGLGASGVGSCGISSCGVGSCGSVCRKC; from the exons ATGACCTGCGGATCAGGATTCCGTGGCCGCGCCTTCAGCTGCGTCTCTGCCTGCGGACCTCGGCCCGGCCGCTGCTGCATCACGGCCGCCCCCTACCGTGGCATCTCCTGCTACCGCGGCCTCACCGGGGGCTTTGGCAGCCGCAGCGTCTGCGGGGGCTTCCGTACTGGCGCCTTTGGCCGCAGCTTCGGGTACCGCTCCGGCGGCGTGGGCGGCCTCAACGCTCCCTGCATCACCACCGTGTCAGTCAATGAGAGCCTCCTCACGCCCCTCAACCTGGAGATCGACCCCAATGCGCAGTGCGtgaagcaagaggagaaggagcagaTCAAGTGTCTCAACAACAGATTCGCTGCCTTCATCGACAAG GTGCGCTTCCTGGAGCAGCAGAACAAGCTGCTGGAGACCAAGCTGCAGTTCTACCAGAACCGCCAGTGCTGCGAGAGCAACCTCGAGCCCCTGTTCAATGGCTACATCGAGACGCTGAGGCGGGAGGCTGAGTGCGCAGAGGCCGACAGCGGGAGGCTGTCCTCGGAGCTCAACAGCCTGCAGGAGGTGCTGGAGGGCTACAAGAAGAG GTATGAGGAGGAAGTCGCTCTAAGAGCAACAGCCGAGAATGAGTTTGTGGCTCTGAAGAAG GATGTGGACTGTGCCTACCTCCGCAAATCAGACCTTGAGGCCAATGTGGAGGCCCTGATTCAGGAGACTGACTTCCTTCGGCGACTATATGAGGAG GAGATCCGAGTTCTCCAAGCCCACATCTCAGACACCTCGGTCATCGTCAAGATGGACAACAGCCGGGACCTGAACATGGACAACATTGTGGCTGAGATCAAGGCTCAGTATGATGACATTGCCAGCCGCAGCCGGGCCGAGGCTGAGAGCTGGTACCGCAGCAAG TGTGAGGAGATCAAGGCCACAGTGATCCGACACGGGGAGACCCTGCGTCGCACCAAGGAGGAGATCAATGAGCTGAACCGCGTGATCCAGAGGCTGACGGCTGAGGTCGAGAATGCCAAGTGCCAG AACTCTAAGCTGGAGGCTGCAGTGACCCAGGCAGAGCAGCAGGGCGAGGCAGCCCTCACTGATGCCAAGTGCAAGctggctgggctggaggaggccctGCAGAAGGCCAAGCAGGACATGGCCTGCCTGCTCAAGGAGTACCAGGAGGTGATGAACTCCAAGCTGGGCCTGGACATTGAGATCGCCACCTACAGGCGACTGCTGGAGGGCGAGGAGCAGAG ACTGTGTGAAGGCGTTGGGTCCGTGAATGTCT GTGTCAGCAGCTCCCGCGGCGGGGTCGTCTGCGGGGACCTCTGCGTGTCGGGCTCCCGGCCAGTGACGGGCAGCGTCTGCAGCGCCccctgcagcgggaacctggcgGTGAGCACCGGCCTGTGCGCGCCCTGCGGCCCCCGCAATTCCGTCACGTCTTGCGGCCTGGGCGCGAGCGGCGTGGGCTCCTGCGGCATCAGCTCCTGCGGCGTGGGTTCCTGCGGCAGCGTCTGTCGCAAATGTTAG